From a single Raphanus sativus cultivar WK10039 chromosome 3, ASM80110v3, whole genome shotgun sequence genomic region:
- the LOC130509742 gene encoding protein FRIGIDA-ESSENTIAL 1-like produces the protein MSDSDMDIDDDVVPVQVQHTIAGDSGLLLAKPLEASVSQNGGQRVFPFTNERPSLGNIGRGSLQNGGAVFRENRPVFANSISSSFPVRSSFVQEHGSSSITSYRQTDVGSSGPAWTGSLFSSAPMNQYDASNLGSFENRSDINGSGSLPMVQAVSVSSVQDHRTSNQKKVSSNDWEPSEPFRPSFTIPPYILPSSDALYDPFPDLEIPQDRSLTAPSSSKGRDAERKAGQEKDGDSGSGRQARDCNDDDKNSSCSQTQYQETVTRKNMEAVEGVATSVVDQNDETTPSKEVSSSAAAENRAVVLKRSRPSGHGSWRRSDGSSHQKLLKSDERDGEVRSDAGTKAMRQFRTAVVETIKDMVKPLWREGRLTKEVHNMVVKRASEKIVSAAVQSHQVPTDSASVDQYLSMSATKIVKLVEGYVEKYGKPKP, from the exons aTGTCTGATTCCGATATGGACATTGACGACGACGTCGTCCCAGTACAGGTTCAGCATACGATTGCCGGAGACTCTGGATTGCTGCTCGCTAAACCACTCGAAGCTTCCGTTTCACAGAACG GTGGTCAGAGAGTTTTCCCTTTCACGAACGAGAGGCCTTCACTGGGGAACATTGGAAGAGGGAGTCTACAAAACGGTGGTGCTGTTTTCAGAGAGAACAGGCCTGTATTTGCTAATAGTATCAGTTCCTCCTTCCCAGTGAGAAGCAGCTTTGTTCAAGAACATGGATCTTCTTCTATCACTTCTTATAGACAAACAGACGTGGGATCTTCTGGACCAGCCTGGACAGGATCATTGTTCAGTTCTGCTCCTATGAATCAGTATGATGCTTCTAACTTGGGGAGTTTTGAAAACAGGAGTGATATAAATGGTTCTGGATCACTACCGATGGTGCAAGCCGTATCTGTTTCATCCGTTCAAGACCACAGGACTAGCAACCAGAAGAAGGTTTCTTCAAATGATTGGGAACCTTCTGAACCTTTTCGACCATCTTTCACGATTCCACCTTATATACTTCCCTCGTCTGATGCCCTCTACGATCCTTTCCCGGATTTAGAGATTCCACAAGACAGATCTCTTACTGCTCCATCGTCAAGTAAAGGGAGAGATGCGGAGAGAAAAGCTGGCCAGGAGAAAGATGGTGATTCTGGTAGTGGTCGCCAAGCACGGGATTGCAATGACGATGATAAAAACAGCTCATGCAGTCAAACTCAATACCAAGAAACTGTAACGAGGAAGAATATGGAAGCAGTGGAAGGGGTGGCCACTTCTGTTGTTGATCAAAATGATGAAACAACACCAAGCAAAGAAGTTTCTTCTTCAGCGGCAGCAGAGAATAGAGCTGTTGTTTTAAAACGAAGCAGACCTTCAGGGCACGGATCTTGGCGTAGAAGTGACGGCTCTTCACATCAAAAGTTGTTGAAATCAGATGAGAGAGATGGTGAAGTGAGGTCAGACGCAGGGACCAAAGCAATGAGACAGTTCCGGACTGCAGTTGTGGAAACCATcaaagacatggtgaaaccttTGTGGCGTGAGGGCCGTCTTACCAAAGAAGTGCATAACATGGTAGTTAAAAGAGCTTCTGAAAAGATAGTCAGCGCTGCTGTCCAGTCCCATCAGGTGCCGACTGACTCAGCATCCGTTGATCAGTATCTTAGTATGTCTGCTaccaagattgtgaagcttgtggAG GGATATGTTGAAAAGTATGGTAAACCTAAGCCCTAA
- the LOC108844574 gene encoding dormancy-associated protein homolog 1: MWDETVAGPKPEHGLGRLRNKINAQPIDIKGVGEGSSSKAPPAVAGSPGTPTTPGSARKENVWRSVFHPGSNIATRGMGTNLFDKPSHPNAPTVYDWLYSDDTRSQHR, encoded by the exons atgTGGGATGAAACTGTAGCTGGACCTAAGCCGGAGCATGGCCTTGGCCGCCTCCGCAACAAGATCAACGCCCAACCCATTGACATCAAAG GTGTAGGAGAAGGGAGCAGCAGCAAGGCTCCGCCTGCGGTGGCTGGGAGTCCTGGAACTCCAACGACGCCAGGATCGGCACGTAAAGAGAACGTGTGGAGGAGTGTGTTTCATCCAGGAAGTAACATCGCCACCAGAGGAATGGGCACTAACCTTTTCGACAAGCCCTCTCACCCAAACGCTCCCACCGTCTACGACTG GTTGTACAGCGACGATACTAGGAGCCAGCACCGTTGA
- the LOC130509128 gene encoding squamosa promoter-binding-like protein 3 isoform X1 has product MSVRRNNADGKRSLREMSEEEEEDEDTFEEEDNGGEQEQEEAIEKKQKGRATSSSTSSGVSCQVERCTADMSRAKQYHKRHKVCEFHAKAPAVRISGGYQRFCQQCSSHQKQEKETFNFGFTRFHELREFDEAKRSCRRRLAGHNERRRKSTNE; this is encoded by the exons ATGAGTGTGAGAAGAAACAACGCAGACGGAAAGAGGAGTTTAAGAGAAATGagtgaggaagaggaagaagacgaggatacatttgaagaagaagacaacgGAGGAGAACAGGAACAAGAAGAGGCTATAGAGAAGAAGCAGAAAGGCAGAGCTACAAGTAGTAGCACTAGTAGTGGAGTTTCTTGTCAGGTCGAGCGATGCACTGCGGATATGAGCAGAGCCAAACAGTACCACAAACGACACAAAGTCTGCGAGTTTCATGCCAAAGCTCCTGCTGTTCGGATCTCTGGTGGTTACCAACGCTTCTGCCAACAATGTAGCAG CCaccaaaaacaagaaaaagaaacatttaactTTGGTTTTACAAGGTTTCACGAGCTGCGTGAGTTTGATGAAGCCAAGCGGAGTTGCAGGAGACGCTTAGCTGGACACAATGAGAGAAGGCGGAAGAGCACAAATGAATAA
- the LOC130509128 gene encoding squamosa promoter-binding-like protein 3 isoform X2 has product MSVRRNNADGKRSLREMSEEEEEDEDTFEEEDNGGEQEQEEAIEKKQKGRATSSSTSSGVSCQVERCTADMSRAKQYHKRHKVCEFHAKAPAVRISGGYQRFCQQCSRFHELREFDEAKRSCRRRLAGHNERRRKSTNE; this is encoded by the exons ATGAGTGTGAGAAGAAACAACGCAGACGGAAAGAGGAGTTTAAGAGAAATGagtgaggaagaggaagaagacgaggatacatttgaagaagaagacaacgGAGGAGAACAGGAACAAGAAGAGGCTATAGAGAAGAAGCAGAAAGGCAGAGCTACAAGTAGTAGCACTAGTAGTGGAGTTTCTTGTCAGGTCGAGCGATGCACTGCGGATATGAGCAGAGCCAAACAGTACCACAAACGACACAAAGTCTGCGAGTTTCATGCCAAAGCTCCTGCTGTTCGGATCTCTGGTGGTTACCAACGCTTCTGCCAACAATGTAGCAG GTTTCACGAGCTGCGTGAGTTTGATGAAGCCAAGCGGAGTTGCAGGAGACGCTTAGCTGGACACAATGAGAGAAGGCGGAAGAGCACAAATGAATAA
- the LOC108831130 gene encoding F-box/kelch-repeat protein At4g39560-like codes for TELPMMSSAVEQLRIKKKRRRVESPPSSCSRLMSLPYDMVLNCLARVSRTDLAALCLVSKSIRSLVSSAEMYETRSRMGLREDYIYVCLGTNFGTNPLGWFILRKGGQWNRLIPIPIPSFPSPRRATYVSMGCGIYVIGGEIEAVKTSCVSFLDCRTHTWSQLPSMRFARCEANAGVLDGKIYVMGGCDTVFSGNNPEVFDPKTQTWSRVCIPDPVMNSKVGKLVGPPDNNISIKFWTEEGLWNDFFLNAKEDCCCAIDRLLFTCDFDGRIKWCDPLSGVRKGSMEWYKVNGLEDLLGFLKFDLSKDTIFFVGESADVWNCHMLKRGYTDGLLGLVPGFKISKSAGNIVIFWSVLLGDKLQVWCAEISLERRLRQDDGQIWGNIQCIDHVFTMDPDLYILSSINVSL; via the exons actgaACTGCCGATGATGTCCTCCGCGGTAGAGCAATTACGcataaagaagaagaggagaagggTTGAGTCTCCTCCATCATCATGTAGTAGGTTAATGTCTTTGCCATATGACATGGTTCTAAACTGCTTGGCCCGCGTGTCGAGAACCGACCTAGCGGCTTTATGTCTGGTCTCAAAGAGCATCCGCTCGCTGGTGTCTTCCGCTGAGATGTACGAGACCCGATCTCGAATGGGTTTGAGGGAAGATTACATCTATGTATGCTTGGGAACTAATTTTGGCACAAACCCTCTGGGATGGTTCATCCTCAGAAAAGGAGGACAATGGAATAGGCTGATCCCGATCCCGATCCCTTCGTTCCCAT CTCCTCGCAGAGCTACCTATGTCTCCATGGGATGTGGGATCTATGTAATTGGAGGAGAGATAGAAGCTGTGAAGACATCGTGTGTCTCGTTTCTGGATTGTCGGACTCACACGTGGAGCCAGCTCCCTTCCATGAGATTTGCTCGCTGTGAAGCCAATGCTGGGGTCTTAGACGGTAAGATATACGTCATGGGAGGCTGCGATACTGTATTCTCCGGCAACAATCCAGAGGTTTTCGATCCAAAGACGCAAACTTGGAGCAGAGTGTGTATACCTGATCCGGTGATGAACAGTAAAGTTGGCAAGCTGGTTGGGCCGCCggataataatatttctatCAAATTTTGGACTGAAGAAGGTTTGTGGAATGATTTCTTTCTAAACGCAAAAGAGGATTGTTGTTGTGCAATAGACAGATTGTTATTCACTTGTGATTTTGACGGGAGAATCAAGTGGTGTGACCCTTTGAGTGGGGTGAGGAAAGGGAGCATGGAGTGGTACAAGGTGAACGGTTTGGAAGATCTTCTAGGGTTCCTCAAGTTTGACCTTAGCAAAGATACAATCTTTTTCGTTGGGGAGAGTGCGGATGTGTGGAACTGCCATATGCTCAAGCGTGGTTACACAGACGGCCTCCTAGGCTTAGTTCCGGGCTTCAAAATCAGCAAATCCGCTGGCAACATTGTCATCTTCTGGAGCGTGCTCCTCGGGGACAAGTTGCAGGTTTGGTGTGCTGAGATTTCACTTGAGAGGCGGCTGCGCCAGGATGATGGCCAGATTTGGGGGAACATCCAGTGCATTGATCATGTCTTCACTATGGACCCTGACCTCTATATTTTGTCTTCTATTAATGTTAGTCTTTGA
- the LOC108847695 gene encoding DEAD-box ATP-dependent RNA helicase 21-like → MKRSIIEVIGSNSLDSFNAKKPVFLTKSQREEFALKRSQDQTVDRSTDRDLYRDLDGDRDRYSGRRDRDRDRERNRRERDRRIRDREEREEEEEAKSREEKAARVEKTIAREREKALEAIKEQYLGVGGKKRVITRPNAKSRFSFDWENTEDTSRDTNALYQNPHEAQLLFGRGFLAGMDRLAQKKQATKHQRETRPEDAFDWREKRLEEMTERDWRIFKEDFDISYKGSKIPPPMRSWGESKLSSEILRAVERAGYKEPRPIQMAAIPLGLQQRDVIGVAKTGSGKTHAFVLPMLDYISRLPPMSEESKTEGPYAVVMAPARELAQQIEKETVRFADSLGFRVTCLVGGQSIEEQGLKLAQGCEIVIATPGRLIDCLERRLVVLNQCNYVVLDEADRMIDMGFEPQVAAVLDAMPSSNLKPDKEEEELEEKKVYRTTYMFSATMPPGVERLARKYLRNPVVVTIGGTAGAGEATEGLISQHVIVMKESDKFFRLQKLLDELGDDKTAFVFVNTRIKCHSIAKNLDRAGYRVTTLHGGKSQEQREISLEGFRAKRYNVLVATDVVGRGIDIQDLSHVINYDMPKPIQMYTHRIGRTGRAGKSGVATTFLTLCDTDVFYDLKQILVQSNSAVPPELARHEESRSKPETK, encoded by the exons ATGAAGCGATCAATAATCGAAGTCATCGGATCGAATTCACTCGATTCCTTCAATGCTAAGAAACCTGTCTTCCTCACCAAATCTCAGCGCGAAGAGTTTGCCCTAAAACGCAGCCAAGATCAAACCGTCGATCGCAGTACAGACCGGGACCTATATCGCGACCTAGATGGAGATAGAGATAGATATAGTGGGAGGAGGGATAGAGATAGGGATCGTGAGCGTAACCGCCGTGAGCGAGACCGGCGAATCCGAGATCGGGAGgagcgagaagaagaagaagaagccaaatCTCGCGAAGAGAAGGCGGCGCGTGTTGAGAAGACAATAGCTCGAGAGCGTGAGAAGGCTCTCGAGGCCATCAAAGAGCAGTACCTCGGAGTCGGAGGCAAGAAGAGAGTCATCACAAGACCAAACGCCAAGTCCCGTTTCTCCTTCGACTGGGAAAACACAGAGGACACTTCAAGAGACACCAACGCTCTCTACCAAAACCCTCACGAAGCTCAGCTCCTCTTCGGCCGAGGCTTCCTCGCCGGCATGGACCGCCTCGCGCAGAAAAAACAAGCCACCAAGCACCAGAGAGAGACGAGACCAGAAGATGCGTTTGATTGGAGGGAGAAGAGACTAGAGGAGATGACCGAAAGAGACTGGCGCATCTTTAAAGAAGACTTCGACATCTCTTACAAAGGCTCCAAGATTCCTCCTCCTATGAGGAGCTGGGGAGAGAGCAAGCTAAGCTCCGAGATTCTAAGAGCTGTGGAGAGAGCCGGCTACAAGGAACCTAGGCCGATTCAAATGGCAGCTATACCGCTAGGTCTACAACAGCGTGACGTCATCGGCGTTGCAAAGACTGGTTCGGGAAAGACTCACGCTTTCGTCTTGCCGATGTTAGATTACATATCTAGATTGCCGCCTATGAGCGAGGAGAGTAAAACCGAGGGTCCTTATGCTGTGGTCATGGCGCCTGCTCGTGAGCTTGCTCAGCAGATTGAGAAGGAAACTGTTAGGTTTGCGGATTCTCTAGGGTTTAGGGTGACTTGTTTAGTGGGTGGTCAGTCTATTGAGGAACAGGGGTTGAAGTTAGCACAAGGGTGCGAGATTGTGATTGCTACTCCCGGTCGTTTGATTGATTGCCTCGAGAGACGGCTTGTGGTGCTGAACCAGTGCAACTACGTGGTTCTTGATGAGGCTGATCGGATGATAGACATGGGTTTCGAGCCTCAGGTTGCAGCTGTGTTGGACGCGATGCCTTCTAGTAACTTGAAACCGgataaggaagaagaagagcttgAGGAGAAGAAGGTTTACAGAACCACGTATATGTTCAGTGCTACAATGCCTCCTGGTGTGGAGCGGCTAGctaggaagtacttgaggaACCCTGTTGTTGTCACCATTGGTGGTACTGCAGGAGCAGGAGAGGCCACGGAGGGTTTGATATCGCAGCACGTGATTGTGATGAAAGAATCTGACAAGTTCTTCAGACTGCAGAAACTTCTCGATGAGCTCGGCGATGATAAAACCGCCTTTGTGTTTGTCAACACGAGGATAAAATGCCACTCTATTGCTAAGAATCTGGACAGGGCAGGGTACCGCGTCACGACCTTGCACGGTGGGAAGTCGCAAGAGCAAAGAGAAATCAGCTTGGAAGGGTTCAGAGCAAAGAGGTACAACGTTCTCGTTGCGACGGATGTTGTAGGCCGTGGAATTGATATTCAAGATTTGTCTCATGTCATAAACTATGACATGCCTAAACCTATACAGATGTATACGCATCGTATCGGGCGTACAGGACGTGCTGGGAAAAGCGGTGTTGCTACTACGTTCTTGACTCTTTGTGATACTGATGTGTTTTATGATCTTAAGCAGATACTTGTTCAGAGCAACAGTGCGGTGCCTCCAGAGCTGGCTAGACATGAAGAGTCAAGATCCAAACCAG AAACCAAATGA
- the LOC108847699 gene encoding B3 domain-containing protein At2g33720-like, which produces MPPVSESETDCSVTLFLYDPTWPKSSDDAKISCTEEKETSLMKLKLLSNEGREEEEKYGVSTELTLFTDPWTIKKKLTISDRSHLNRLLLNARTVDSHLVRYLPEGHRKMVQEGSGLTVDVYDHDTESTHQMLLTKLTKRGSYVLTGGWFLDFVIRRGLKKKDEIGMYWDRSDSKLHFCVLSRAPSGVSSGSVLAVPSQAPTGVSSGSVTITSYAPLLADP; this is translated from the coding sequence ATGCCTCCTGTTTCAGAGTCAGAGACTGATTGCTCCGTGACTCTGTTTTTGTACGACCCAACATGGCCTAAGAGTAGTGATGATGCCAAGATATCATGTACTGAGGAAAAAGAGACCTCGCTGATGAAGCTTAAGCTTCTCTCGAATGAAGgaagagaagaggaggagaagtaCGGCGTCTCGACAGAGTTAACTCTCTTCACCGATCCATGGACCATCAAGAAGAAACTGACTATAAGCGATCGTAGCCACCTAAACCGTCTTCTTCTAAATGCCAGAACCGTCGATAGCCACTTAGTGAGATATCTCCCTGAGGGTCACCGAAAGATGGTCCAAGAAGGCTCGGGGTTAACAGTCGACGTGTATGATCACGATACTGAGTCTACGCACCAGATGCTTCTAACGAAACTGACCAAGCGTGGATCCTATGTTCTCACCGGTGGATGGTTTCTTGATTTTGTCATCAGGAGGGgtttgaagaagaaagatgagatTGGAATGTACTGGGATCGTTCGGATTCGAAGCTTCATTTCTGCGTGCTTTCTCGTGCGCCGTCTGGAGTCAGCTCAGGTTCTGTTCTTGCGGTGCCATCTCAGGCACCAACAGGAGTTAGCTCAGGGTCTGTCACAATAACATCCTACGCACCCCTTCTTGCAGATCCATAG
- the LOC108847696 gene encoding uncharacterized protein LOC108847696 isoform X2, whose product MEGGRPGVFVVGSPGVGKRTLLSRLVSVDFEDSSSSSQTQVHDWTINTKYYSADVSVRISNICDDNDYSLPHSHHPLVALVMVFDLSQMSTLVALQEWVSHADITINSFDILLCIGNKSDLLPHTHDSASLDVKGTCLDWCRDNNIEFIEACASNPDFDKCLSVDGDTQGVERLFRALSAHMWPGMILKSADKINEPHGQEEEESEYELEYEVLSSGSATDLCEARPYDADAGGSSTSPDVEINNMVNPKIVELRSSGSQSETDGATGEKPLGYDLEEVEQLMSEIGNIRDNLRLMPDFQRREIAASLAMKMASMFGGGGGGDDSDSEEDSEWSPFVSSSISA is encoded by the exons ATGGAAGGAGGCAGACCGGGAGTTTTCGTCGTCGGTTCCCCTGGTGTCGGCAAGCGCACTCTTCTCTCTC GATTGGTCTCTGTCGATTTTGaggattcatcatcatcatctcaaaCACAAGTTCATGA CTGGACGATTAACACCAAGTATTACTCTGCGGATGTATCTGTACGGATATCAAATATTTGCGACGACAATGACTACTCTCTCCCTCACTCACATCATCCACTTGTGGCGTTAGTTATGGTCTTCGACTTGAGTCAG ATGTCAACTCTTGTTGCTCTTCAGGAATGGGTTTCTCATGCGGACATCACCATCAACAGTTTTGATATATTGTTGTGCATTGGGAACAAATCTGATCTTCTCCCTCATACTCATGATAGTGCATCACTGGATGTCAAGGGTACATGTCTTGACTGGTGCCGCGACAACAACATTGAGTTCATTGAGGCTTGTGCATCTAATCCTGATTTTGACAAGT GTTTGTCAGTGGATGGGGATACTCAAGGGGTTGAACGTCTGTTTCGTGCACTTTCGGCACATATGTGGCCTGGAATGATTCTGAAATCTGCTGATAAGATAAATGAACCTCATGGCCAAG aagaagaagaatctgaaTATGAATTAGAGTACGAAGTGCTATCATCAGGCTCAGCCACCGATCTATGTGAAGCGCGTCCATACGACGCAGATGCTGGCGGATCCAGCACCTCACCAGATGTAGAGATTAATAATATGGTGAATCCAAAGATAGTTGAGCTGCGGTCTTCAGGGTCACAGAGTGAGACTGACGGAGCAACTGGTGAGAAACCTTTGGGTTATGACTTGGAAGAAGTGGAACAGTTGATGTCAGAAATAGGGAACATCCGTGACAACTTGCGGTTGATGCCTGATTTTCAGAGGAGGGAAATAGCTGCAAGTCTAGCGATGAAAATGGCTTCCATgtttggaggaggaggaggaggtgacGACAGTGATAGCGAGGAAGACTCTGAGTGGAGCCCGTTTGTATCTTCAAGTATTTCAGCATGA
- the LOC108847696 gene encoding uncharacterized protein LOC108847696 isoform X1 — translation MEGGRPGVFVVGSPGVGKRTLLSRLVSVDFEDSSSSSQTQVHDWTINTKYYSADVSVRISNICDDNDYSLPHSHHPLVALVMVFDLSQMSTLVALQEWVSHADITINSFDILLCIGNKSDLLPHTHDSASLDVKGTCLDWCRDNNIEFIEACASNPDFDKCLSVDGDTQGVERLFRALSAHMWPGMILKSADKINEPHGQEFSEEEESEYELEYEVLSSGSATDLCEARPYDADAGGSSTSPDVEINNMVNPKIVELRSSGSQSETDGATGEKPLGYDLEEVEQLMSEIGNIRDNLRLMPDFQRREIAASLAMKMASMFGGGGGGDDSDSEEDSEWSPFVSSSISA, via the exons ATGGAAGGAGGCAGACCGGGAGTTTTCGTCGTCGGTTCCCCTGGTGTCGGCAAGCGCACTCTTCTCTCTC GATTGGTCTCTGTCGATTTTGaggattcatcatcatcatctcaaaCACAAGTTCATGA CTGGACGATTAACACCAAGTATTACTCTGCGGATGTATCTGTACGGATATCAAATATTTGCGACGACAATGACTACTCTCTCCCTCACTCACATCATCCACTTGTGGCGTTAGTTATGGTCTTCGACTTGAGTCAG ATGTCAACTCTTGTTGCTCTTCAGGAATGGGTTTCTCATGCGGACATCACCATCAACAGTTTTGATATATTGTTGTGCATTGGGAACAAATCTGATCTTCTCCCTCATACTCATGATAGTGCATCACTGGATGTCAAGGGTACATGTCTTGACTGGTGCCGCGACAACAACATTGAGTTCATTGAGGCTTGTGCATCTAATCCTGATTTTGACAAGT GTTTGTCAGTGGATGGGGATACTCAAGGGGTTGAACGTCTGTTTCGTGCACTTTCGGCACATATGTGGCCTGGAATGATTCTGAAATCTGCTGATAAGATAAATGAACCTCATGGCCAAG AGttttcagaagaagaagaatctgaaTATGAATTAGAGTACGAAGTGCTATCATCAGGCTCAGCCACCGATCTATGTGAAGCGCGTCCATACGACGCAGATGCTGGCGGATCCAGCACCTCACCAGATGTAGAGATTAATAATATGGTGAATCCAAAGATAGTTGAGCTGCGGTCTTCAGGGTCACAGAGTGAGACTGACGGAGCAACTGGTGAGAAACCTTTGGGTTATGACTTGGAAGAAGTGGAACAGTTGATGTCAGAAATAGGGAACATCCGTGACAACTTGCGGTTGATGCCTGATTTTCAGAGGAGGGAAATAGCTGCAAGTCTAGCGATGAAAATGGCTTCCATgtttggaggaggaggaggaggtgacGACAGTGATAGCGAGGAAGACTCTGAGTGGAGCCCGTTTGTATCTTCAAGTATTTCAGCATGA
- the LOC108845384 gene encoding uncharacterized protein LOC108845384, whose amino-acid sequence MTKVAIATEEMSDLRRLCSIAIRAANSQTIDGADRCFDILCYLKKLSFCAKDLVRVSKDISLLAILKDHRNPKISTEAKALFLSWMRTLYSRDPSTSNNTKLVKKTPAADLVAKVCPDLKKKIVKRSVTARGIAAEAKKTTADQRSRVLEVCHKKQYNMNKAGVHKSLAAKKPIQKKKQPAALPENPRSVAHEAVAIKKNSREMLELFEIAEKSADKASAKGILLSTKETSICVDTLSLLKDEFTISSTAPETKRIMKKLSYLTKHKDRKICHSATSLLEHWRQSI is encoded by the coding sequence ATGACGAAGGTTGCAATTGCAACGGAGGAGATGTCTGATCTTCGTCGTTTGTGTTCCATAGCAATCAGAGCCGCGAATTCGCAGACCATCGATGGTGCTGATCGATGTTTTGATATCCTTTGTTACTTGAAGAAACTGAGTTTCTGCGCAAAGGATCTTGTCCGCGTGTCTAAAGATATATCTCTTTTGGCTATTCTCAAAGATCATAGAAACCCTAAAATCAGTACGGAAGCTAAAGCCTTGTTCCTCTCCTGGATGAGAACTCTTTATTCCAGAGACCCTTCTACTTCCAACAACACGAAGCTCGTTAAGAAGACTCCTGCAGCAGATCTTGTTGCGAAAGTGTGTCCagatttgaagaagaagatagttAAAAGATCTGTGACTGCTCGTGGTATTGCAGCAGAGGCTAAGAAAACGACGGCAGATCAGAGATCTAGGGTTCTTGAAGTGTGTCACAAGAAACAATATAATATGAACAAGGCTGGTGTTCACAAGTCTTTGGCAGCGAAGAAGCCAatacagaagaagaagcaacctgCTGCTCTACCTGAAAACCCTAGATCGGTGGCTCATGAAGCGGTAGCGATAAAGAAGAACTCAAGAGAGATGTTGGAGCTGTTTGAAATAGCTGAGAAATCTGCAGATAAGGCTAGTGCAAAGGGAATTCTCCTGTCTACAAAAGAGACATCGATCTGCGTAGACACACTCTCTTTGCTCAAAGACGAATTCACCATCAGCTCAACGGCTCCGGAAACGAAGAGGATCATGAAGAAGCTTTCCTATCTTACAAAGCACAAGGACCGCAAAATCTGCCATTCCGCAACATCACTTCTTGAACATTGGAGGCAGAGTATATAA